Proteins encoded together in one Pseudomonas sp. ADAK13 window:
- a CDS encoding DcrB-related protein, whose amino-acid sequence MNYLINEARFTLPDAEVQDTSINILKFAKLGTTLVVSRSPLADGETLQDNFEGQLKKLEQQVKDLRYSTAQAVKVGTAQDIDAFEVQNRFNKGSDTIYQYQLAMQIPGTRNLIALSYVKTQPLGPAEAAHWATLKSTLNFVATP is encoded by the coding sequence ATGAATTACCTGATCAACGAAGCCCGATTCACCCTGCCCGATGCAGAGGTACAGGACACCTCGATCAACATTCTCAAGTTCGCCAAGCTGGGCACCACGCTGGTGGTGAGCCGCAGCCCGTTGGCCGATGGCGAGACCTTGCAAGACAACTTCGAAGGCCAGCTGAAAAAGCTCGAACAGCAGGTCAAGGACCTTCGTTACTCGACGGCCCAAGCCGTCAAAGTAGGAACGGCGCAGGACATCGACGCCTTTGAAGTTCAGAACCGTTTCAACAAAGGCAGCGACACTATTTACCAATATCAGCTGGCGATGCAGATACCCGGCACACGCAACCTGATTGCCTTGAGCTACGTCAAGACGCAGCCCCTGGGGCCTGCCGAGGCGGCACATTGGGCGACGCTCAAGAGCACGCTCAACTTCGTCGCCACGCCCTGA
- a CDS encoding type VI secretion system Vgr family protein, with product MLFNQSSRLAKITSPLGPDVLLLNEMGGGEELGRLFNFELQLTSLDANIDLNQLLGKPMSLNLQLADGGERHFHGIVARCSQNIDQGQFASYQVTLRPWLWLLSRTSDCRIFQNLSIPQIIKQVFRDLGFSDFEDALSRPYREWEYCVQYRETSFDFVSRLMEQEGIYYFFRHEQDRHVLVLADAYGAHANVPGYASVPYYPKDEQQRERDHMHNWHLAQEVQPGSLELNDYDFQRPSASIDVRSAMPRPHTAGDYPLYDYPGTYVKSEDGEHYARTRIEALQTLHEQVEFSGNARGLGSGHLFSLTGFSRRDQNREYLIVGARYYIAQESLESGAGAASAQFESTLTCIDAQQSFRPLANTYRPIVKGPQTALVVGPKGEEIWTDQYGRVKVHFYWDRHDQSNENSSCWIRVSQSWAGKNWGSMQIPRIGQEVIVSFLEGDPDRPIITGRVYNAEQTVPYDLPENATQSGMKSRSSKGGTPANFNEIRMEDKKGLEQLYIHAERNQDIVVEVDESHSVGHDRNKTIGHNETVTIGSNRLRVVRNNDTVLVGGAKSDSAATTYTIEAGDSIRLVCGDSVIELKAGGDINLTCGSFNLFSSGSSKIQTKGKLDINLGSDKGTSPGAQGVQGTIKSAVESKFPGKPGAGQ from the coding sequence ATGCTATTCAACCAATCGTCACGCCTGGCCAAGATCACCAGCCCACTGGGGCCGGATGTGCTGCTGCTCAATGAAATGGGCGGCGGCGAAGAGTTGGGCCGGCTGTTCAACTTCGAATTGCAGCTGACCTCGCTGGACGCCAACATCGACCTCAACCAGTTGCTGGGCAAGCCGATGAGCCTGAACCTGCAACTGGCGGACGGTGGCGAGCGGCACTTCCACGGTATCGTGGCGCGCTGCAGCCAGAACATCGACCAGGGCCAGTTCGCCAGTTACCAGGTGACCCTGCGCCCGTGGTTGTGGCTGCTGAGCCGCACGTCCGACTGCCGGATTTTCCAGAACCTGAGCATCCCGCAGATCATCAAGCAGGTGTTTCGCGACCTGGGTTTTTCCGACTTCGAAGACGCCTTGAGCCGGCCGTACCGCGAGTGGGAATACTGCGTGCAGTACCGCGAGACCAGCTTCGATTTCGTCAGCCGCCTGATGGAACAGGAAGGTATCTACTACTTCTTCCGCCACGAGCAGGACCGCCACGTGCTGGTGCTGGCCGACGCCTACGGCGCCCACGCCAACGTGCCCGGCTACGCCTCGGTGCCGTACTACCCCAAGGACGAGCAGCAGCGCGAGCGCGACCATATGCACAACTGGCACCTGGCGCAGGAAGTACAGCCCGGCTCCCTTGAGCTCAACGACTACGACTTCCAGCGCCCCAGCGCCAGCATCGACGTGCGCTCGGCCATGCCGCGACCGCACACCGCCGGCGACTACCCGCTGTACGACTACCCCGGCACCTACGTCAAAAGCGAAGACGGCGAACACTACGCACGCACCCGCATCGAAGCCCTGCAAACCCTGCACGAACAAGTCGAATTCAGCGGCAACGCACGGGGCCTGGGTTCCGGCCATCTGTTCAGCCTCACCGGCTTCAGCCGCCGCGACCAGAACCGCGAATACCTGATCGTCGGCGCCCGCTACTACATCGCCCAGGAAAGCCTCGAAAGCGGCGCGGGTGCGGCCTCGGCCCAGTTCGAAAGCACCCTCACCTGCATCGATGCGCAGCAGAGCTTTCGACCGCTGGCCAACACCTACCGGCCCATCGTCAAAGGCCCGCAAACGGCACTGGTGGTGGGCCCCAAGGGCGAGGAAATCTGGACCGACCAATATGGCCGGGTGAAGGTGCACTTCTATTGGGACCGCCACGACCAGTCCAACGAAAACAGCTCGTGCTGGATTCGCGTGTCGCAGTCCTGGGCCGGGAAAAACTGGGGCTCGATGCAGATTCCACGGATCGGCCAGGAAGTGATAGTGAGCTTCCTGGAAGGCGATCCGGACCGGCCGATCATCACCGGGAGGGTGTACAACGCCGAGCAGACCGTGCCTTACGACTTGCCGGAAAATGCCACCCAAAGCGGGATGAAAAGCCGCTCCAGCAAAGGCGGTACGCCGGCCAACTTCAATGAAATCCGCATGGAGGACAAGAAGGGGCTGGAACAGTTGTACATCCATGCCGAGCGGAATCAGGACATCGTGGTGGAGGTGGATGAAAGCCATTCGGTGGGGCATGACCGCAATAAGACTATCGGCCACAACGAGACGGTGACCATTGGCTCCAATCGCCTGCGGGTCGTGCGCAACAACGACACCGTGCTGGTGGGCGGGGCCAAGTCTGACAGTGCCGCCACGACCTACACCATCGAGGCTGGCGACAGTATTCGCCTGGTGTGTGGCGACAGTGTGATTGAGCTCAAGGCCGGTGGAGACATCAATCTGACCTGTGGCTCGTTCAACCTGTTTTCCTCGGGCAGCAGCAAGATCCAGACAAAAGGCAAACTGGACATCAACCTGGGCAGCGACAAGGGCACCTCCCCCGGCGCTCAGGGCGTGCAAGGCACGATCAAGTCCGCCGTCGAGTCAAAATTTCCCGGCAAGCCCGGTGCTGGTCAATAA